One genomic region from Candidatus Sericytochromatia bacterium encodes:
- a CDS encoding phosphate/phosphite/phosphonate ABC transporter substrate-binding protein, whose protein sequence is MNKGARKLALPLSQALGAALVAVLAWAGPAQAYTPKVLRVGFVPSENLQNILKKTRPVIDALHRELKLQVVPFVATDYTGIIEAMRANKLDVAFFAPGAYVLAEKKANALVILKAQRKGKSFFYSSVITHRDSGIKRLTDLKGKTFAFVDPASTSGGVYPKVMFLNAGLNPDRDFTRVIYAGGHDAAVLAVLNKKVDAAATFSNDTRGEDSAWTQFLTKPGEAAAIQAIAFSKPIPSDLIAVHREMEAPLIQQVRKVFTGMSATPQGRKQLWDLYRIDAFVDSTPEDFEPVREAFSKVGLPIK, encoded by the coding sequence ATGAACAAGGGTGCCCGCAAGCTTGCCCTCCCGCTCTCCCAGGCACTGGGCGCGGCTTTGGTCGCCGTGTTGGCCTGGGCCGGGCCTGCGCAGGCGTACACCCCGAAGGTGCTGCGGGTGGGCTTTGTGCCCTCCGAGAATCTGCAGAACATCTTGAAAAAGACGCGTCCCGTCATCGATGCGCTGCACCGTGAGCTGAAGCTCCAGGTGGTGCCCTTCGTCGCGACGGATTACACCGGCATCATCGAGGCCATGCGGGCGAACAAGCTTGATGTGGCTTTCTTTGCGCCCGGTGCCTACGTGCTGGCTGAGAAAAAGGCCAACGCCCTGGTCATTCTGAAGGCCCAGCGAAAAGGCAAGTCGTTCTTTTATTCCTCGGTGATCACCCATCGGGACAGTGGCATCAAGCGGCTCACCGATCTGAAAGGCAAGACCTTCGCGTTTGTCGACCCTGCCTCCACCAGTGGCGGCGTGTATCCCAAGGTGATGTTCTTGAATGCAGGCCTCAATCCCGACCGGGATTTCACGCGCGTGATTTACGCCGGTGGGCACGATGCCGCAGTGCTGGCGGTTCTGAACAAGAAAGTGGATGCCGCGGCCACCTTCTCCAACGACACCCGCGGGGAAGACTCCGCCTGGACTCAGTTCCTCACCAAGCCGGGAGAGGCCGCTGCGATCCAGGCGATCGCCTTCAGCAAGCCCATTCCCAGTGACCTGATTGCCGTGCATCGGGAGATGGAAGCCCCCTTGATTCAGCAGGTGCGCAAGGTGTTCACCGGCATGAGTGCCACGCCACAAGGTCGCAAGCAATTGTGGGACCTCTATCGTATCGATGCCTTCGTCGACTCCACCCCTGAGGACTTCGAACCCGTTCGCGAAGCCTTCAGCAAGGTGGGATTGCCGATCAAGTAG
- a CDS encoding EscU/YscU/HrcU family type III secretion system export apparatus switch protein yields MADEDKRHDPTPHKLDEERKKGNVLKVQDLLAAAIIFVSAYALAWSAEFAYQYVYAFIVEILRSIPEYQGLSVAQARWLLWRVVLVVVISTTPFVVLILLTVLVVLYAQVGFLITFKPLEPKYEKIDPVNGFKNKVNPFKVKQLFNLVKTLLVCLVIGYLVFDVVRDNLATILQSATLSVTGALGLIGFLILEVAKKVALFMLVVAFVSYLFERWQWWKGLKMSDKEIKDEYKKLEGDPHIKGKQRQKMMEISSGAMREVVPNADVVVTNPTHFAVALEYKPKRGMKAPKVLAKGKGRQALLIRQIAEENFIPTVEDPPTARALYDQVKVGQSIPPELFVAVAKIIATIMRKRQRPAALPVVPSLTGYVPALIEPAPPPARTQAGSPPSAAASEPAAETRPEIDAAEAIPPAPPSAPT; encoded by the coding sequence GTGGCCGACGAAGACAAGCGACACGATCCGACGCCTCACAAATTGGATGAGGAGCGCAAAAAGGGCAACGTCCTGAAGGTGCAGGACCTGCTCGCCGCCGCCATCATCTTCGTCTCGGCTTACGCCCTGGCGTGGTCGGCAGAATTCGCCTACCAGTACGTCTATGCCTTTATCGTCGAGATCCTGCGCAGCATTCCGGAGTATCAGGGGCTGAGTGTGGCCCAGGCCCGCTGGTTGCTCTGGCGGGTGGTCCTGGTGGTCGTCATCAGCACCACGCCCTTCGTGGTCCTGATCCTGCTGACGGTGCTGGTGGTCCTGTATGCCCAGGTGGGCTTCCTGATCACGTTCAAACCGCTGGAGCCGAAATACGAAAAAATCGACCCGGTCAACGGCTTCAAAAACAAGGTCAATCCGTTCAAGGTCAAGCAGCTGTTCAACCTGGTCAAAACCCTGCTGGTTTGCCTCGTGATCGGTTACTTGGTGTTCGACGTGGTCCGGGACAACCTGGCCACGATTCTGCAGAGCGCCACCCTCTCGGTCACCGGCGCGCTGGGCCTGATTGGCTTCCTGATACTGGAGGTGGCCAAAAAAGTCGCCCTGTTCATGCTCGTGGTCGCCTTCGTCTCGTACCTGTTCGAGCGCTGGCAATGGTGGAAAGGCCTGAAGATGTCCGACAAGGAGATCAAGGATGAGTACAAGAAGCTGGAAGGCGACCCCCATATCAAGGGCAAGCAACGCCAGAAGATGATGGAAATTTCTTCCGGCGCCATGCGTGAGGTGGTCCCCAATGCCGACGTGGTGGTCACCAACCCGACCCACTTTGCCGTGGCGCTGGAATACAAGCCCAAGCGCGGAATGAAGGCGCCCAAGGTGCTGGCCAAGGGCAAGGGGCGCCAGGCGCTGCTGATCCGACAAATTGCAGAGGAAAACTTCATCCCCACGGTCGAAGACCCCCCGACGGCACGCGCCCTCTATGACCAGGTCAAGGTGGGGCAAAGCATTCCCCCCGAACTGTTCGTGGCGGTGGCCAAGATCATCGCCACCATCATGCGCAAACGGCAAAGGCCGGCCGCCCTGCCGGTCGTTCCCTCTCTGACCGGTTACGTCCCTGCCCTGATCGAGCCGGCTCCGCCACCAGCCCGCACCCAAGCGGGGTCCCCGCCGTCAGCCGCAGCGAGCGAACCGGCCGCGGAAACGAGGCCCGAAATCGATGCGGCCGAAGCCATCCCCCCCGCCCCCCCCTCAGCCCCCACCTGA